In Miscanthus floridulus cultivar M001 chromosome 5, ASM1932011v1, whole genome shotgun sequence, one genomic interval encodes:
- the LOC136450438 gene encoding receptor-like protein kinase HSL1 — protein MEAPRPCLPGLLLALLPCCCLLPRAAPQSSQPAADEAQLLLQIKRAWGDPPVLAGWNASAAGAHCAWPYVGCDTAGRVTNLTLADANVSGPFPDAVGGLTRLTHLDVSNNSITDVFPTTLYRCASLRYIDLSENYFGGELPANIGNRLAATLTTLVLSGNEFNGTIPRSLSSLLNLRHLELDNNRLVGTVPAGLGALTRLQTLWLASNPFDPGELPASFKNLTSLVSLWAAQSNLVGDLPSYLADMQELEVLDLSKNSFIGSIPPGVWSLKKLQKMTVFRNKLTGDMVVDDGFAAKSLTIIDVSKNNLSGVIPEVFGHLQNLRELHLFSNNFSGEIPASIGRLPSLWTLRLYSNRITGTLPLELGKHSSLGYVEVDDNELTGAIPEGLCAGGQFHYLTAEHNHLNGSIPAGLANCATLVTLDLDNNQLTGDVPEALWTATQLEFLALQSNHLTGSLPASMSADLTTLHIGNNQFGGNIPASAVMLQVFTAENNQFSGAIPASLGDGMPLLQTLNLSGNQLSGAIPKSVASLRQLTFMDMSRNQLSGAIPAELGAMPVLSVLDLSSNELSGAIPPELVKPNLNTLNLSSNHLSGQVPIGFATGAYDNSFRDNPGLCTEAPVPAGVRSCAAAGSQDRGSSRGVSHALRTGLLVAGGALLAAAAFALLLVRDIKKRPRVAVRDEWKITPFVQDLGFGEASILRELTEENLIGRGGSGHVYRVTYTNRLNGSAGTVAVKQIWIAGTLDEKLEREFESEAGILGNVRHNNIVKLLCCISGTEAKLLVYDYMDNGSLDQWLHGHNASADGLLTARAPLDWLTRLRVAVGVAQGLCYLHHECSPPIIHRDVKTSNILLDSEFRAKVADFGLARMLVEVGAPKTMSAVAGSFGYMAPERAYTNKVNEKVDVYSFGVVLLELTTGKEASAGGEHGCLAEWARHHYQSGGSIPDATDKSIRYAGYSEEIQVVFRLGVLCTTDMPSSRPIMKDVLQILLNCSEQTRQKSKMENGQEYEAAPLLLPQRRSRRKQPSNGTGIDMEENSDFDRALHMSVQ, from the exons ATGGAGGCACCACGCCCGTGCCTCCCCGGCCTGCTGCTCGCGCTGCTTccctgctgctgcctgctgccccGCGCGGCCCCACAGTCCTCCCAGCCGGCGGCGGACGAGGCGCAGCTGCTGCTCCAGATCAAGCGCGCGTGGGGCGACCCGCCCGTGCTCGCCGGATGGAACGCCTCGGCCGCGGGCGCACACTGCGCGTGGCCATACGTGGGCTGCGACACGGCGGGCCGCGTCACCAACCTCACCCTCGCGGACGCCAACGTCTCAGGCCCGTTCCCAGACGCCGTCGGCGGCCTTACACGCCTCACGCACCTCGACGTCTCCAACAACAGCATCACCGACGTGTTCCCGACCACGCTGTACCGCTGCGCTTCGCTGCGGTACATCGACCTATCCGAGAACTACTTCGGCGGCGAGCTCCCCGCGAACATCGGCAACCGCCTGGCGGCGACCCTGACCACGCTGGTCCTCAGCGGCAACGAGTTCAACGGCACCATCCCGAGGTCGCTCTCCAGCCTCCTCAACCTCCGGCATCTCGAGCTCGACAACAATCGACTCGTTGGCACCGTCCCGGCTGGGCTCGGTGCGCTGACGAGGCTTCAGACGCTGTGGCTGGCGTCCAACCCGTTCGACCCTGGCGAGCTGCCGGCGTCATTCAAGAACCTGACCAGTCTAGTCAGCCTCTGGGCGGCGCAAAGCAACCTCGTCGGCGACCTCCCGAGCTATTTAGCGGATATGCAGGAGTTGGAGGTGCTGGACCTCTCGAAGAACTCGTTCATAGGAAGCATACCTCCGGGGGTTTGGAGCCTGAAGAAATTGCAAAAGATGACAGTGTTCAGGAACAAGCTCACCGGCGACATGGTCGTCGACGATGGCTTTGCTGCAAAGAGCTTGACCATAATTGACGTCTCCAAGAACAACCTTAGTGGAGTCATTCCGGAAGTCTTCGGGCATTTACAAAACCTCAGAGAATTACACCTCTTCAGCAATAACTTTTCAGGCGAGATACCAGCGAGCATCGGCCGGTTGCCATCTCTATGGACATTGAGATTGTACAGTAACAGGATTACTGGCACGCTCCCGCTGGAACTCGGGAAGCACTCGAGCTTGGGTTATGTAGAGGTTGATGACAATGAGCTCACCGGCGCCATTCCAGAAGGGTTATGCGCCGGAGGCCAGTTCCATTACCTCACCGCTGAGCACAACCACCTGAACGGCTCCATCCCAGCGGGCCTTGCCAACTGCGCAACTCTGGTAACCCTGGATCTAGACAATAACCAGCTCACCGGCGACGTGCCAGAGGCTCTATGGACAGCCACGCAGCTTGAGTTCCTAGCACTACAGAGTAACCATCTCACCGGGAGTCTTCCGGCCTCGATGTCTGCCGACCTTACGACGCTACACATAGGGAACAACCAATTCGGTGGCAACATTCCGGCTTCAGCAGTTATGCTCCAGGTGTTCACCGCCGAGAACAACCAGTTTTCTGGCGCGATACCGGCGAGTCTTGGCGATGGCATGCCGCTGCTGCAGACACTGAACCTGTCGGGCAACCAACTCTCTGGCGCGATCCCCAAGAGCGTTGCTAGCCTGAGGCAGCTGACGTTTATGGACATGAGCAGGAACCAGCTCAGCGGCGCGATACCGGCCGAATTGGGCGCCATGCCGGTGCTCAGCGTCCTTGACCTTTCGTCGAACGAGCTCTCCGGCGCGATACCTCCGGAGCTTGTGAAACCAAACCTCAACACCCTCAACCTGTCCTCCAACCACCTCAGTGGCCAGGTCCCGATCGGGTTCGCCACGGGGGCCTACGACAACAGCTTCCGCGACAACCCCGGCCTTTGCACCGAGGCTCCGGTACCCGCCGGCGTGCGCTCCTGCGCTGCGGCGGGATCACAAGACAGGGGTTCTTCCCGAGGCGTCTCACATGCACTCCGCACGGGCCTCCTCGTCGCTGGCGGCGCGCTCCTCGCCGCCGCGGCCTTCGCCCTGCTACTCGTCCGCGACATCAagaaacggccgcgcgtcgcgGTCCGGGACGAGTGGAAGATCACGCCTTTCGTCCAGGATCTGGGCTTCGGGGAGGCATCCATACTCCGGGAGCTGACAGAGGAGAACCTCATCGGCCGCGGTGGTTCCGGCCACGTGTACCGGGTCACCTACACCAACCGTCTCAACGGGAGCGCGGGCACGGTGGCCGTGAAGCAGATATGGATCGCCGGGACGCTGGACGAGAAGCTGGAGCGCGAGTTCGAGTCGGAGGCGGGCATCCTCGGGAACGTCCGGCATAACAACATTGTCAAGCTGCTGTGCTGCATCTCCGGCACTGAGGCCAAGCTCCTTGTGTACGACTACATGGACAACGGCAGCCTGGACCAATGGCTCCACGGCCACAACGCCAGCGCTGATGGGCTCCTTACGGCCAGGGCTCCTCTGGACTGGCTGACGAGGCTCAGGGTGGCCGTCGGCGTCGCGCAGGGGCTATGCTACTTGCACCACGAGTGCTCGCCACCCATCATTCACCGCGACGTCAAGACGAGCAACATCCTGCTGGACTCGGAGTTCAgggccaaggtcgctgacttcgGGCTCGCCAGGATGCTGGTGGAGGTCGGGGCACCCAAAACGATGTCCGCCGTCGCTGGGTCTTTCGGCTACATGGCTCCCG AGCGTGCTTACACGAACAaggtgaacgagaaggttgacGTCTACAGCTTCGGCGTCGTTCTTCTGGAGCTCACCACCGGAAAGGAGGCCAGCGCCGGCGGCGAGCACGGCTGCCTGGCGGAATGGGCGCGGCACCACTACCAATCAGGGGGGAGCATCCCTGATGCCACAGACAAGAGCATCAGATACGCAGGGTACTCTGAGGAGATCCAGGTCGTATTCAGGCTAGGCGTGCTGTGCACCACAGATATGCCGTCGTCGCGGCCAATCATGAAGGACGTGCTGCAAATCTTGCTCAATTGCAGCGAGCAGACGCGCCAGAAGAGCAAAATGGAGAATGGCCAGGAGTACGAAGCGGCTCCTCTCCTGCTGCCGCAGCGACGCAGTCGCCGGAAACAGCCGTCGAATGGAACAGGAattgacatggaagaaaatagtGACTTCGACAGAGCATTGCACATGTCAGTACAGTAA
- the LOC136450439 gene encoding hexokinase-6-like — MGKGAVVGAAVVVGAAAAAAVGVAMVSLSRRRRRRREAEDERKRKAAAVIEEVEQRFSTPTALLRGIADAMVEEMERGLRAEPHAPLKMLISYVDNLPTGDEQGLFYALDLGGTNFRVIRVQLGGRDKRVVKQQYEEVSIPPHLMVGTSTELFDFIAAELEKFVRTEGEDFHLPNGKQRELGFTFSFPVHQTSISSGTLIKWTKGFSINGMVGEDVVAELSRAMERQGLDMKVAALVNDTVGTLAGGRYADNDVVTAVILGTGTNAAYVEHANAIPKWTGLLPRSGNMVINMEWGNFRSDKLPRSEYDKSLDFESLNPGEQIYEKMISGMYLGEIVRRVLLKLAHDASLFGDVVPPKLEQLFILRTPDMSAMHHDTSHDLKHLGAKLKDILGVPDTSLEVRYITLHVCDLVAERGARLAAAGIYGILKKLGKDKLLSDFSQQRTVVAIDGGLYEHYKKFSACLEATLTDLLGEEVASSVVVKLANDGSGIGAALLAASHSQYAEVA; from the exons ATGGGGAAGGGCGCGGTCGTGGGGGCGGCTGTGGTGGTGGGCGCCGCGGCTgccgcggcggtgggggtggcgatGGTGTCGTTGTCGCGCAGGAGGCGTCGGCGGCGGGAGGCGGAGGacgagaggaagaggaaggcggCAGCGGTTATCGAGGAGGTGGAGCAGCGGTTCTCGACGCCCACCGCGCTGCTCCGCGGCATCGCGGACGCCATGGTGGAGGAGATGGAGCGCGGCCTTCGCGCCGAGCCCCACGCGCCGCTCAAGATGCTCATCAGCTACGTCGACAACCTCCCAACCGG GGATGAACAGGGACTGTTTTATGCACTGGACCTTGGCGGGACCAACTTTCGTGTCATACGGGTTCAACTTGGAGGAAGGGATAAACGTGTCGTGAAGCAACAATATGAAGAGGTCTCCATTCCGCCTCATCTTATGGTTGGAACTTCTACG GAACTGTTTGATTTCATTGCTGCTGAGCTGGAAAAATTCGTGCGGACTGAAGGAGAAGATTTCCACCTACCAAATGGCAAGCAGAGAGAACTGGGTTTCACCTTTTCTTTCCCAGTGCACCAAACATCTATATCATCAGGGACTCTAATTAAGTGGACCAAAGGCTTTTCCATCAATGGCATG GTTGGAGAAGATGTTGTGGCTGAATTGAGTAGGGCCATGGAAAGGCAGGGTCTTGATATGAAAGTTGCAGCTCTG GTTAATGATACCGTAGGCACATTGGCTGGCGGGAGATATGCTGATAATGATGTTGTTACTGCTGTAATATTGGGCACTGGCACAAATGCAGCTTATGTGGAACATGCAAATGCGATTCCTAAATGGACCGGACTACTGCCTAGATCAGGGAATATG GTAATCAACATGGAATGGGGAAACTTCAGGTCAGATAAACTTCCAAGGTCGGAGTATGATAAATCCTTGGACTTCGAAAGTTTGAACCCTGGTGAGCAG ATATATGAAAAGATGATTTCTGGAATGTATCTTGGAGAAATTGTGCGGAGGGTCCTGCTGAAACTGGCTCATGATGCTTCATTGTTTGGGGATGTTGTTCCTCCGAAATTGGAACAGCTATTTATACTGAG GACGCCAGATATGTCAGCCATGCATCATGACACCTCACATGATCTCAAACACCTGGGAGCTAAGCTGAAGGATATTCTGGGG GTTCCTGATACTTCTCTCGAAGTAAGATACATTACTCTTCATGTGTGCGACCTCGTCGCAGAGAGAGGTGCACGCTTGGCTGCTGCTGGTATATATGGTATTCTGAAGAAGCTGGGCAAAGACAAATTGCTTAGTGACTTCAGTCAACAAAGGACTGTAGTTGCTATTGATGGTGGCTTATACGAGCATTACAAGAAGTTCAGTGCCTGCCTAGAAGCGACTCTCACAGACCTGCTCGGTGAGGAGGTTGCCTCATCGGTTGTTGTCAAGTTGGCCAACGACGGCTCAGGAATCGGAGCTGCACTTCTTGCAGCCTCACACTCCCAGTATGCTGAAGTTGCATAG